The DNA sequence ATGCAGAAAATGGAGCTTCCTACCACTTCCGGAACGACATATTGAGGTCGATTCTCCATGAGCGAATCCAGCAATATTTGTGGCTGCTCCATGGAGGTAATGCGCAAATCGAATTTCTGTTGAATGTCGAAATGAGGGAAGTGTTGACGCACTTGCTGCTCTTGAGATATTTGAGGCCTTAGCGACTGAAGGGCGGCATCCAAACTGTATCCAGAACTGAATGCGAAAATTCGATGATCTGCCTTGTAGATCAAGCAATATCCCATCCCGATCGCCATATCTTGGATGCTCCCTGTCTCCAAATACGTTCGAGTTTGAGAGGTAAAGCAGTAAAAATCCGTCAGGTCGCGAATACTGTTTGGAACGATCGTAAAATGCGCTCCTGCGGTCTCTTTAATATAGGTTTCTGCAATGGGTAGATAAGGGTTCATGGTTGGGGTTTGATGAGGTTGAATTTTACGTTGACCTTCAGCGGTGCATGATGCCTATGATGGCGACATTTATTCTTCTTTGCCGGGTACCCGCTTGTCATTGACAGTGACGGTCTCTCGTTCCAAGATGAATTGGCCATTCACATATCTAAATTGTCCTTGTCTCACTGTGTCCACATCCATGCCATGTGAATACAGATAGTTATTCCCGTACCGATAGTCGAGCCATTCGGTATTGGGATCAAATTGAATGAATGGGGCATTCAACATTTCGATGCCTTCTTCCTGACAAAAGCCAAAATGGTCTTGGGATCGGTATGCGATGGGATGAATGATCAGTCCATCGGCTGAATACGAAATCAGCTTGGTCCCCATGCACGAGAACGTCAGGACAGATGCCGCTCGGCCCCAGCTCCGGTCCACAATCAAATATTTTCGATCAGATAAGGGATAAATGGCTTCGACGAGGTTGAGGTCTATCTTGGTGGATTGTTCGTTGCCGAGGAGGTCGAAATGAATCCATGAGTACCAGGTGGAGTTGCAATAGGCACCACATCCTTCAACCTCGATAGTGAAGATTTTGAAGGTGCTATCTGGCGAATAATTGACCTGCTGGTCCACAATGTGTTGATTGGCCTCATAAAACATGCTATCCAATTCCCTAGTCGTCAATGATTCTTCCTCTCCGACAAATTCTTTTTTGATGGAAGACATGTATGCTTCGAGTATCAAGGAATCCGGATTGCTGCTTATCCCGTTTGCATGCGAGTCAGGAGCTGGCATAAAGGCATAGCTTGACAATATCACGAGTATGAAAAAGGCAAATACTTGGATGGTCCTTGTTTGGGAATTGGGCATAAATCGAATGATTCGTACAATGCTGCTTTCATTCCCAATTTACGAATCATTCATGTAGCAGGGAAATCCGTTCATTTTGGAGCTTGGGTACGACGGGATTTTGCCAATAATCCCAATCCAATGATGACAATCACGATTTCGAGGACAAGGTTGATGTACATCATTTCATTGGGAGAGCCATCTTGAATCAGCCCAATGGTTCGCCCAAGTGCCATTCCGCCCACCACCAAAACGATCGCCTGCGTACCCAATGCATGAAGGGAACTCTGCCTGCTCATGATGCCCAACAGGATCCCAAATCCGATCGAAATCCCCCCATACGTCGCGCGCATATCCGTCAGGCCTGATGGAGTAGTGGGTACCGAATCCGTGACAAATAGGCTCAGCGTTTCAGGTAAGAACACGAACCCCAGCCCGAACATTAGGAATACGATAGAATTGAGCAAGATCAGGACTTTCATGAATGAATAGGTGTTTAGTTCGCAAGATAACGAATGGGGATTTACAAATCGGCGCTCAGGGCCTGTTCCCAATCCTTGGACAGCAAACGGGGAAAAATAAGGAATGAATTGGGACAGAACCTTTGCTTTCCCAGTCGAATATAGTGCTGTGTCGGTATGCAATAAACGCCCATATTTTTGGCTCATTCCTTTATTGTAACGCTCTTACAGGAAAATTCGATTTCGTGATGGGGTTTTCCCGGTCCTTCCAAACAAACCATTTTTCCATGAAACAAAGTTCCTGTTAGGAAATAATCAAAGGAATAAATTTCAGTTTCATGATAATGATCAAAAGGCACTTTTTCGGGGGTGATAGTCTCTAGCTCCTCGAACGTTATTTCTTTTTCAATGTATTCATTCAGAGTATCATCATATTCGGAAATTTCGATGATCAGTTTGGGGGCTGACTCAAGTTGGATGGTCATTTTCTTTAATGGTAAATCATGAAAAATGATCATCTCTAATCCAATAAAGTCCATGTTCTTGTTAGTTTATGGGGAGGTGTATAGCGGGTTGTGTGAGGCGTCTTAGCTGTCCGTAACGGGCAGCTTGTATGCGTTTCAAGGTTGGACGTTTTTGCTGGATTATTTGCTGAAGTGTCTATACCAATTCAGCGTAAATTTTGGCAAATGACCATTTTGCTGTTTCAACTCGTTTAGCATGAAAAGCATTCTCTCTTTTCCTGCAAGGGATACGTATTTGGGAGACCGATAAACACTTCCAATAAGATCTCGCAAGATGTTAATTGATTCATTGCCAAATGATTGATAGTAGTTAGCTAAAATATTCAAGTCCTGTTCAGTCAAGTGTTCCTTAAAGAAGATATACTTGCCCGCCTTAATCAACTCACCTTGCTTGATCAATATATTCCCAATTTCAGTACAAAGATCCGAATGGCCATAATAGCCATACATGTAACCATATAATCGCTTTAAGGCTTCGGCAGGGTCATGTTTCTTCGTAATTTTTTTGATCCTTTTATTTAGTTCTGCTTGGGTCATTGGTTCGATTACAGGTAAGCGGTAAATAACGGGCTATGAAGGCGTCAATATTCCACAATTTCGGGAAAGAGGGAAAATTCGAGGATCAAAATTTGGGAGCGATGGTATGCTTTGTTGAACACTCACTTAAGGCATGCTGCTCCGCCATCTATGATACCCTTTTATTTTGTGCGTTGGACTTTGCTTGAATCAGGTCCCTCAATTTGTAGGTCTATATCCAAGCTGTCGTTTAAATCTTGAATGTTAAACATGTAGCGATGGCCATGCCAATTGTTGTGCTTAAACTGCCTGAATTGAGCAACAAGAGAATCTCCGTACAAGATCGAAAAGTAATTCGCCCCGTACTCCTTGAATGTGAGTTGATTATCATGTCCTTGCTCGAAAAGCGTCAATGGGGTTGCACCAGAAGCGCTCCAGACAACTTTGAAATTAGCTGTGGGTAAGTCGCTATGATTCTCCATTTCCATGAAATTGGGATTTTCGATATTTCGTTTATATCGATAGTACCAAAGAGCCGTTCCAGCAAGCATGAAGAGCACCACGATGGATGTAGCGAGATATACTAGGGTTTTCATGGGGTTTGTTCGGTGCATTCAAGATTTCTTTAAAGAAGTTAGCCCTAACGATTCAGCTATGGATAGTGTCTCATGGACATTGCCTTTTAAGCTGCTGACACAGTGAATCTAACACTCAATAAGCTACTGGTTGTTATTCTTATAATTGTCAAAATTGACTTCACCGGTTCTAAAATAAAGCCAATCAGATGGTCCAATAAAATGTTTGTTCTTCGTAACAATGTCTTTATGTACTTCAATGTATCCACCATTGGTAGCGGATGAAAGGGTATATATTTTTTGGTCAATGGTGAGCTCAATATTTTTTGCTCCGACTTTTACCGAAATATTTGGATCATAAACCATTTCCGATAATTCAGCTTTTATTTTTTCAATCTGCTTATTGGTTAGATTGAATGTTCCTGAATGATTAGACATTTCAACATGATCGATTTTATCGATAGCGACCAAATCCCCAAAATTCAATTCTTCACGAGGCTTATCGTTTCCGGTCCTGTTTGAGCAACTGAATGAGATCAAACACAAGCCAATGAATAGAGGTATTAATTTTGTCATCATGTACTTGTAGTTATTAACCAATAGGCCTAATATTCCCCTTCAATTCCTAATATACGAACCATTTCGGGAGGGGTAGAGTACCTGTGTCACGGGGTTAAAATGACACACTTTTCTGAACATTCCCAGATTGTTTTGATTCAAAGCGAATGAATAGATTTATGAAAGGAGGCATAAGAAGTCGAATAATCATGCCTCCATTTCATTACAAATTTACATATCCCACCACATATACTTACGATACCTAATGAACGGTTGATCTTTACCCGTATCCATGATTTTCTTTAGGATACGTTTGTTGTCTCTTCGGAATTTTCTGCTTGCAAAGACTTTTAATTCCTTTCCAACAGTGTGATAATGGAAGCATCTAAGGCGATGGGAATCATTTCTCTTTTGGTTTTCGGTGAAGTTGTAATACTTCTTGTTAATTCTGTTTTTCATCATGTATTAAATACAGTTAGTACTTAATACAGAGCTCCTTTTCTAGTTGCCATATAATTGAATATGAGGTTGTAACAAATAAAACTACCAGAATATACACGCAATATTCCCCCCTACAATTCCCAATATACACTCCATTTCACATAATAAGCTAAATCAGCCAATCAAAAATTCAGAAAATTGAAGGAAAATTCCCGCCTTAGTTGCATGTTGAGAAAGAACCTATGCATCTACCCATCCCTGAATTCGCTGCTACAGGTAATGGCACAATAAAACAGGTTCAGGAGAGCTTAGCAAAATTGGGGGTAAGCTCATTCTGAACCTGCTGAGAAGCGTTGACACACTTTTCTGAACAATCCCCGACTAGGGGCTTAAATATCGTATTTCCTATTGCCCGACTACTCTAACTCTACCTTTAGTTTTTCTGTATTTCTCTTTTTTGCCATCACCCCGTATATCCTCTTTTGAGATATTCCTTCTCCCACTTCAAGCGTATAGCTTCCCGCGTTTAGCACTTTAGGCTTATAGGCTTTTCCATTCACCCGAATGGATGACATCACTTCATTTGTATAACTATCTCGAACCGTAACCACTTGATTTTCCCGTGATATCATTAGCATGGGCAATTCATAACCATCCTGGATATTGAAATTGTCGGTTTGTGAAATCGTGATAGGCCAGCCTTCATATTGCTGACTATTGGGGTCCGTTATATCTATATTCCTGCCCCAACATTCGAAGGTAATGGTGCGGTCCTTCTTGTTATACCTCACAAGACCGTAGCCCGCTACCCGAGTTGACAATTTTCCCCCTTCTTTGATCTCTTCTAAACTTGGATTTGCCACTGCCAAAACCGTCATCTTGTTTTGAAAACCATCATAAAATTCCCCCGTGTAGTATGGGGCATCAGGCGCTTTGTTCTTTCCTTCTTCACTTGGGTCCCACCAGCGCAACCAATAGTTGGCAATAGCCGGAGAAGCGAAAGAATACCCGGCATCTCCCCAATTTTGTACTCCATGTTGCACCACAGTGGCCAAATGTTGGTCCCCGGCAATCATGGGAGAAAAACTTTTACGGATGGTGGAGAGAGCTCTGTTTCTTCCAGCTTGTGGCCAGCCATTGGTGTCAAAGTCATTGATTATCGGGCGGTCATGCTTCCCGGTATAATTATTGGCCTGAACAAAAATCGTTTGGGACAAAACTGTTTTCATCGTTGCATTCTCCCAATCAGTAGTCCAATGCTCTAGGAACTGCAACTGCCGATCACCTAATAATTTGGCACTTGAGATATCGAGCCTTCGCGCGTCTACATCCGGATCAAAGAGCGCTTCAGACGGACCTTCTGGGAAAATTTCGGGATTTTGTGTAGCTAAGTCCACCAGTCCAGACTTAAATTTCCGGTCTTCTAAAATAGCAAAACTGATTCCTCCCCAGTTCAAGTCTGTATAATAAACGCCAATGCCCTGTTCTATAGGCGTAGGGTCAAATGGGTCTGGCAAGTGACTCGTTTGAGCTCTTTCCACTTCTCGGATATACTCGACAGGCATATAATACCCGCCTAAATGTCCGCGCCTCGAGCTTTCCTTTTTTCCACTTTCTCCCCAAAGATTAGCTTGCCCAATGTCATGATCATCCGGAATACAGATAGTAGGGGTGCTGCGAATGATATCGCCAAAATCACGACCAAATTTTAGCCAATAAGCCAAATGTTCACTATGATCATATACTTGGTCCCCCGAAAAAAACAACAAATCGGGCTGTATTCTTTTCAAATTGTCAACAATATCTTCCTTAGAAATATCGCCGCCATGTTGAGGGTATACCGAATTACAAGACAAGGATGCCATGACAAACTCGTCGTTGTCCATTGGATTCTTGCGGATTAGGCCGTCATAAAATGCCTGATTATTATGCACCACCCTATACTTCACCTCTTTCGTGTCATCCCAGTTTTCTATTCTGAATGGAGCCGTGTAGCCTGGATAAATGATTTCGGTGGTGTCTATGGTAATCCATTTTTCATTTTCAAAAATCTGGAGGATTACCTCAAAAGGCTCAAAGTTTTCAATCGGGTATAATTGGGCCGTTAATTTGAGCGTGTTTTCATGGACTGTATAGAGGGCAAAACAAATCCTGTCTTCAGGTTTCACATGATTCGGATGGCCATTTTGGGCCGTTGAATAGTGGGGGATGGCCAATAGAAAGAATACCCAAAGAATCTTTCTATATGATATGATCATGGAAGCGAATTTTGAAAGAGAACCCATGCGAAAACTAATTTTTGCGCGATTAAACAATTGGTTTGTTTGAATTACGATAGTTGGTACTTCTTTCAATGACGCAGTAAAGCCCGTACATGAGCCTCATTCGAGAATCATCTCTCCGTTTATTACTTCATGTAATTCTTTGTGCTTCCGAATAAGTGTTTTTGTCATCCATAAAAAATCACTAAACACCCTATCTGAAGCCAATTTGGATGGAGCCTCTACTGAGCAAAGGCTGTTATTGAGCCCCAGGATATAATGAATGCGAAAGCGTACAGTCCTATCATTTTACAAGAATGGCCATTAGATGTGGATTATTCTAGTACTCAGTATTCCCAAACCAGCACATTCTTAACCGGAGAATATCAAAGTTCAGTTGAAGTTTATAGAATATCCTTAATTCTAATAATGGGGGAAATGTCATCTTTACGAATTAGATAAACTTTATCCTTATAATCTTTTTGTGTCGCTTATTGTAAATGTCCTATAAGGTTCCGGCTAATAGCATTATGGATGCAGCATAGGCCTTGTTAGGCGCCATTATTTGTTTTTCTGAATTCAATTATTTTCTCAGCATTGATCATCCATCGTCCATTCGCAAAGTTCATCTCAATTGGAAATGGCCAGCCCTGAGCAATGATATTCACTTTGTTTGGCTCCTCCAAAATCGGAATACAT is a window from the Pontibacter sp. G13 genome containing:
- a CDS encoding DUF4345 domain-containing protein, giving the protein MKVLILLNSIVFLMFGLGFVFLPETLSLFVTDSVPTTPSGLTDMRATYGGISIGFGILLGIMSRQSSLHALGTQAIVLVVGGMALGRTIGLIQDGSPNEMMYINLVLEIVIVIIGLGLLAKSRRTQAPK
- a CDS encoding DUF6584 family protein, which encodes MTQAELNKRIKKITKKHDPAEALKRLYGYMYGYYGHSDLCTEIGNILIKQGELIKAGKYIFFKEHLTEQDLNILANYYQSFGNESINILRDLIGSVYRSPKYVSLAGKERMLFMLNELKQQNGHLPKFTLNWYRHFSK
- a CDS encoding alkaline phosphatase D family protein — translated: MIISYRKILWVFFLLAIPHYSTAQNGHPNHVKPEDRICFALYTVHENTLKLTAQLYPIENFEPFEVILQIFENEKWITIDTTEIIYPGYTAPFRIENWDDTKEVKYRVVHNNQAFYDGLIRKNPMDNDEFVMASLSCNSVYPQHGGDISKEDIVDNLKRIQPDLLFFSGDQVYDHSEHLAYWLKFGRDFGDIIRSTPTICIPDDHDIGQANLWGESGKKESSRRGHLGGYYMPVEYIREVERAQTSHLPDPFDPTPIEQGIGVYYTDLNWGGISFAILEDRKFKSGLVDLATQNPEIFPEGPSEALFDPDVDARRLDISSAKLLGDRQLQFLEHWTTDWENATMKTVLSQTIFVQANNYTGKHDRPIINDFDTNGWPQAGRNRALSTIRKSFSPMIAGDQHLATVVQHGVQNWGDAGYSFASPAIANYWLRWWDPSEEGKNKAPDAPYYTGEFYDGFQNKMTVLAVANPSLEEIKEGGKLSTRVAGYGLVRYNKKDRTITFECWGRNIDITDPNSQQYEGWPITISQTDNFNIQDGYELPMLMISRENQVVTVRDSYTNEVMSSIRVNGKAYKPKVLNAGSYTLEVGEGISQKRIYGVMAKKRNTEKLKVELE